The following are encoded together in the Drosophila sechellia strain sech25 chromosome 3R, ASM438219v1, whole genome shotgun sequence genome:
- the LOC6614139 gene encoding transcription initiation factor TFIID subunit 1 isoform X4, which translates to MEMESDNSDDEGSIGNGLDLTGILFGNIDSEGRLLQDDDGEGRGGTGFDAELRENIGSLSKLGLDSMLLEVIDRKEAEPLSDDEEEEKPAASASGGMSAFDALKAGVKSEEREDGAVKAQDDAIDYSDITELSEDCPRTPPAETTTYDDLEDAIPASKVEAKLTKDDKELMPPPSAPMRSGSGSGTEEPAKSNDASSPSDDSKSTNLKDADRKLDTPLADILPSKYQNVDVRELFPDFRPQKVLRFSRLFGPGKPTSLPQIWRHVRNRRRKRNQSRDQKTTNTGGSDSASDTEEPRKRGFSLHYAAEPTPAECMSDDEDKLLGDFNSEDVRPEGPDNGENSDHKPKVADWRFGPAQIWYDMLEVPDSGEGFNYGFKTKAASTSSQPQIKDERRVKSPEDDVEDPSIADDAFLMVSQLHWEDDVVWDGNDIKAKVLQKLNSKTNAAGWLPSSGSRTAGAFSQPGKPSMPVGNSSGSSKQGSGASSKKAQQNAQAKPAEAPDDTWYSLFPVENEELIYYKWEDEVIWDAQQVSKVPKPKVLTLDPNDENIILGIPDDIDPSKINKSTGPPPKIKIPHPHVKKSKILLGKAGVINVLAEDTPPPPPKSPDRDPFNISNDTYYTPKTEPTLRLKVGGNLIQHSTPVVELRAPFVPTHMGPMKLRSFHRPPLKKYSHGPMAQSISHPVFPLLKTIAKKAKQREVERIASGGGDVFFMRNPEDLSGRDGDIVLAEFCEEHPPLINQVGMCSKIKNYYKRKAEKDSGPQDFVYGEVAFAHTSPFLGILHPGQCIQAIENNMYRAPIYPHKMAHNDFLVIRTRNNYWIRSVNSIYTVGQECPLYEVPGPNSKRANNFTRDFLQVFIYRLFWKSRDNPRRIRMDDIKQAFPAHSESSIRKRLKQCADFKRTGMDSNWWVIKPEFRLPSEEEIRAMVSPEQCCAYFSMIAAEQRLKDAGYGEKFLFAPQEDDDEEAQLKLDDEVKVAPWNTTRAYIQAMRGKCLLQLSGPADPTGCGEGFSYVRVPNKPTQTKEEQESQPKRSVTGTDADLRRLPLQRAKELLRQFKVPEEEIKKLSRWEVIDVVRTLSTEKAKAGEEGMDKFSRGNRFSIAEHQERYKEECQRIFDLQNRVLASSEVLSTDEAESSASEESDLEELGKNLENMLSNKKTSTQLSREREELERQELLRQLDEEHGGPSGSGGAKGAKGKEDPGQQMLATNNQGRILRITRTFRGNDGKEYTRVETVRRQPVIDAYIKIRTTKDEQFIKQFATLDEQQKEEMKREKRRIQEQLRRIKRNQERERLAQLAQNQKLQPGGMPTSLGDPKSSGGHSHKERDSGYKEVSPSRKKFKLKPDLKLKCGACGQVGHMRTNKACPLYSGMQSSLSQSNPSLADDFDEQSEKEMTMDDDDLVNVDGTKVTLSSKILKRHGGDDGKRRSASSSGFTLKVPRDAMGKKKRRVGGDLHCDYLQRHNKTANRRRTDPVVVLSSILEIIHNELRSMPDVSPFLFPVSAKKVPDYYRVVTKPMDLQTMREYIRQRRYTSREMFLEDLKQIVDNSLIYNGPQSAYTLAAQRMFSSCFELLAEREDKLMRLEKAINPLLDDDDQVALSFIFDKLHSQIKQLPESWPFLKPVNKKQVKDYYTVIKRPMDLETIGKNIEAHRYHSRAEYLADIELIATNCEQYNGSDTRYTKFSKKILDYAQTQLIEFSEHCGQLENNIAKTQERARENAPEFDEAWGNDDYNFDRGSRASSPADDYIDVEGHAGHASSSNSIHRSMGAEAGSSHTAPAVRKPAPPGPGEVKRGRGRPRKQRDPIEEDLQCSTDDEDDDEEEDFQEVSEDENNAASILDQGERINAPVDAMDGMFDPKNIKTEIDIDAHQMADESMDVDPNYDPSDFLAMHKPRQSLGEPSSLQGAFTNFLSHEQDDNGPYHPAEASTSAASGAALGMDDSMAMQMAPEMPVNTMNNGMGIDDDLDISESDEEDDGSRVRIKKEVFDDGDYALQHQQMGQAASQSQIYMVDSSNEPTNLDYQQPPQLDFQQVQGMEQLQHQVMPSLQPEQLQQQQTPHGDNDYAWTF; encoded by the exons ATGGAGATGGAATCCGACAACAGCGACGACGAGGGATCGATCGGCAATGGATTGGACTTGACCGGCATTCTTTTCGGCAACATCGACTCCGAGGGCAGACTGCTGCAAGACGATGACGGAGAGGGGCGCGGGGGCACCGGTTTCGATGCGGAGCTCCGGGAAAACATTGGATCCCTTTCCAA ATTGGGTCTGGATTCTATGCTGCTCGAGGTTATCGACCGCAAGGAGGCCGAGCCTCTGTCGgatgacgaggaggaggagaagccAGCCGCCAGTGCCAGCGGAGGAATGAGTGCCTTTGATGCGCTCAAAGCGGGCGTTAAAAGTGAGGAAAGGGAGGATGGCGCTGTAAAGGCTCAGGACGATGCCATAGACTACTCTGACATCACTGAGTTATCCGAGGACTGCCCACGCACTCCGCCCGCGGAAACAACCACCTATGATGACTTAGAAGACGCCATTCCAGCTTCCAAAGTAGAGGCCAAGTTGA CTAAGGACGACAAGGAACTAATGCCTCCACCAAGTGCACCAATGCGCTCCGGCTCTGGCAGCGGCACTGAGGAACCGGCCAAGTCAAATGATGCATCTAGTCCCAGTGACGATTCCAAATCTACTAATTTAAAGg ATGCGGATCGGAAGCTGGATACACCACTGGCAGACATACTGCCGTCCAAGTACCAGAATGTGGATGTGCGTGAGCTCTTTCCGGACTTTCGTCCCCAAAAGGTGCTACGCTTCTCCCGTCTCTTCGGACCAGGTAAACCTACGAGTTTGCCCCAAATCTGGCGACACGTGCGCAATCGCCGCCGCAAGCGAAATCAATCCAGGGATCAGAAG ACGACAAACACTGGTGGTTCGGACTCTGCCAGCGATACTGAGGAGCCACGCAAGCGAGGCTTCAGTCTGCACTATGCTGCAGAGCCAACGCCAGCGGAATGCATGTCCGACGACGAGGACAAATTGCTGGGCGACTTCAACAGCGAGGATGTGCGTCCAGAAGGACCGGACAACGGCGAGAACAGCGATCATAAGCCAAAGGTGGCTGACTGGCGGTTTGGGCCTGCACAGATTTGGTATGATATGCTAGAGGTGCCCGACTCCGGAGAGGGTTTCAACTACGGCTTCAAGACAAAGGCAGCAAGCACCTCGTCTCAGCCGCAGATCAAGGATGAACGGCGTGTAAAGAGTCCAGAAGATGATGTCGAGGATCCAAGCATTGCGGATGATGCCTTTCTCATGGTCTCCCAGCTGCACTGGGAAGACGACGTGGTCTGGGACGGTAACGACATCAAGGCCAAGGTGCTACAAAAGCTTAACTCAAAGACAAATGCAGCCGGATGGTTGCCATCGAGCGGATCGAGAACGGCAGGCGCCTTTAGCCAGCCGGGCAAACCGTCTATGCCCGTGGGAAACAGCAGTGGAAGCTCCAAGCAGGGTTCGGGAGCATCAAGCAAAAAGGCCCAGCAAAA TGCTCAAGCAAAGCCTGCGGAGGCACCTGATGACACCTGGTATAGCCTTTTTCCAGTGGAAAATGAGGAGCTAATATACTACAAGTGGGAGGATGAGGTAATCTGGGATGCCCAACAAGTGAGCAAGGTGCCCAAGCCGAAGGTACTCACTTTGGATCCCAACGACGAAAACATCATTTTGGGTATTCCCGATGACATTGATCCCTCTAAAATCAATAAGAGCACGGGTCCTCCACCTAAGATCAAGATACCGCATCCTCACGTGAAGAAGTCTAAGATCCTACTTGGCAAAGCGGGTGTGATTAACGTGCTTGCGGAGGACacaccaccgccgccacccAAAAGTCCTGACCGTGACCCCTTCAACATATCCAATGACAC GTACTACACACCGAAGACTGAACCCACCCTACGACTTAAGGTGGGCGGTAATCTCATTCAGCACTCGACTCCGGTGGTAGAGCTGCGAGCTCCGTTTGTGCCTACGCACATGGGCCCGATGAAGCTCCGCTCCTTCCATCGTCCCCCCCTAAAGAAGTACTCCCACGGGCCAATGGCCCAGTCTATCTCTCATCCTGTCTTCCCACTGCTGAAGACCATCGCAAAGAAGGCGAAGCAGCGCGAAGTGGAGCGCATTGCCTCCGGTGGCGGAGACGTCTTCTTTATGCGCAACCCAGAGGATTTAAGCGGAAGGGACGGAGACATCGTGCTAGCTGAATTCTGCGAAGAGCATCCGCCCCTGATAAACCAGGTGGGCATGTGCTCCAAGATAAAGAACTACTACAAGCGTAAGGCTGAGAAGGACAGTGGGCCGCAAGATTTTGTTTATGGAGAAGTGGCCTTTGCGCACACCAGTCCCTTCCTGGGCATCCTGCATCCTGGCCAGTGCATCCAGGCGATTGAGAACAACATGTACCGAGCGCCTATTTATCCACATAAGATGGCTCACAACGATTTTCTCGTCATTCGCACGCGTAACAATTACTGGATTCGGTCGGTGAATTCAATATACACAGTGGGTCAGGAGTGTCCGCTGTACGAGGTACCCGGTCCGAATTCCAAAAGGGCCAACAACTTCACCCGTGACTTTCTGCAG GTGTTTATTTACCGCCTGTTCTGGAAAAGTCGCGACAACCCGCGCCGCATTCGAATGGACGATATAAAACAGGCTTTTCCCGCTCATTCTGAGAGCAGCATCCGCAAGCGTCTGAAGCAGTGCGCCGACTTCAAGCGAACAGGCATGGACTCCAATTGGTGGGTTATAAAGCCGGAGTTTCGCCTTCCCTCCGAGGAGGAGATCCGAGCCATGGTGTCACCTGAGCAGTGTTGCGCGTACTTTAGCATGATCGCGGCGGAACAACGCTTAAAG GATGCTGGGTATGGGGAGAAGTTTTTGTTCGCACCTCAGGAAGATGACGACGAGGAGGCGCAACTGAAGCTTGACGACGAAGTAAAGGTGGCTCCTTGGAACACGACTCGCGCATATATCCAAGCCATGCGGGGAAAGTGCTTACTCCAGTTGAGTGGTCCAGCCGATCCAACGGGATGTGGAGAGGGATTTTCATATGTTCGAGTGCCAAACAAGCCCACG CAAACAAAGGAGGAGCAAGAGTCGCAGCCAAAACGGTCGGTCACAGGAACAGATGCAGATCTGCGTCGGCTGCCACTCCAACGTGCAAAAGAGCTGTTGCGGCAGTTCAAGGTGCCCGAGGAGGAGATCAAAAAGCTTTCCCGCTGGGAGGTCATTGACGTGGTGCGCACCCTGTCCACGGAAAAGGCCAAGGCCGGTGAAGAGGGAATGGATAAGTTCTCTCGTGGCAACCGGTTCTCCATTGCAGAGCATCAGGAGCGTTATAAGGAAGAGTGCCAGCGCATATTCGATCTGCAAAACAGAGTGCTGGCCAGCTCTGAGGTGCTGTCCACTGATGAGGCAGAGTCCTCGGCCTCCGAGGAATCTGATCTCGAAGAACTTGGCAAGAATCTTGAGAACATGCTGTCAAACAAGAAAACCTCGACGCAATTGTCAAGGGAACGTGAAGAGCTGGAGCGTCAGGAGTTGCTTCGCCAGCTTGACGAAGAACACGGCGGACCAAGTGGTAGTGGCGGAGCCAAGGGAGCCAAAGGAAAGGAGGATCCCGGACAGCAAATGCTGGCAACTAACAACCAGGGCAGAATCCTTCGCATTACGCGTACCTTCAGAGGCAACGACGGCAAGGAATATACTCGCGTGGAGACTGTGCGGCGGCAACCAGTTATCGACGCCTACATCAAGATTCGCACCACTAAGGACGAGCAGTTCATCAAGCAGTTCGCAACGCTAGATGAGCAGCAGAAGGAGGAGATGAAGCGCGAAAAGAGACGCATTCAGGAGCAGCTACGTCGCATCAAGCGCAACCAGGAGCGCGAACGCCTGGCTCAGCTAGCTCAGAACCAGAAGCTGCAGCCAGGTGGCATGCCCACTTCCCTAGGAGATCCTAAGAGCTCGGGCGGTCATTCGCACAAGGAGCGGGATAGCGGCTACAAGGAGGTCAGTCCTTCGCGCAAGAAGTTCAAACTTAAGCCAGACCTAAAGCTGAAGTGCGGCGCCTGTGGACAGGTTGGTCACATGCGCACAAACAAAGCCTGTCCCTTGTATTCTGGCATGCAAAGCAGTCTGTCCCAGTCAAATCCATCTCTGGCTGACGATTTTGATGAGCAGAGCGAAAAGGAGATGACAATGGATGACGATGATCTGGTGAATGTCGATGGCACTAAAGTAACGCTCAGCAGTAAGATTCTCAAGCGTCATGGTGGTGATGATGGCAAGCGCCGCAGCGCATCTAGCTCTGGTTTTACCTTGAAGGTTCCCCGAGATGCGATGGGCAAGAAGAAACGCAGAGTGGGCGGTGATCTTCATTGTGACTATCTGCAGCGACACAATAAAACGGCCAATCGCAGGCGCACAGACCCCGTTGTGGTACTGTCCTCTATCCTGGAGATTATCCACAATGAGCTGCGATCTATGCCGGATGTATCGCCATTCCTGTTCCCGGTAAGCGCGAAAAAGGTGCCCGACTACTACCGCGTGGTGACCAAGCCGATGGATCTGCAAACGATGAGGGAGTATATCCGCCAAAGGCGCTACACGAGTCGCGAGATGTTCCTCGAGGATCTCAAGCAGATTGTGGACAACTCGCTGATCTACAATGGACCGCAGAGTGCATACACCTTGGCAGCCCAACGCATGTTCAGCAGTTGCTTTGAGTTGCTCGCAGAGCGCGAAGACAAACTGATGCGCCTCGAGAAGGCAATTAACCCGCTTCTGGACGACGATGACCAAGTTGCGCTCTCCTTTATCTTTGACAAGCTGCACTCGCAGATTAAACAATTACCAGAGAGCTGGCCTTTCCTTAAGCCTGTCAACAAGAAACAGGTTAAGGACTACTACACGGTTATCAAGCGACCCATGGACCTCGAAACAATCGGCAAAAATATTGAAG CTCATCGCTATCACAGTCGTGCCGAGTATCTGGCTGATATCGAGTTGATCGCCACCAACTGTGAGCAGTACAACGGCAGTGACACCCGCTACACCAAGTTCTCAAAGAAGATACTGGATTATGCCCAAACCCAGTTAATTGAG TTTTCGGAGCACTGCGGCCAGTTGGAAAATAACATAGCTAAGACGCAGGAGCGTGCTAGAGAGAATGCACCGGAGTTTGATGAAGCCTGGGGCAATGATGACTACAACTTTGACCGTGGCAGTAGGGCCAGTTCGCCTGCAGATGACTACATCGACGTCGAGGGTCATGCGGGACATGCCTCCTCATCGAACTCCATCCATCGCAGCATGGGCGCCGAGGCCGGTTCGTCGCACACGGCGCCGGCGGTGCGAAAACCAGCTCCTCCAGGTCCTGGTGAGGTGAAGCGCGGACGGGGTAGGCCCCGCAAGCAGCGCGACCCCATTGAGGAGG ACCTCCAATGCTCCACAgacgacgaggacgacgacgaggaggaggacttCCAGGAGGTCTCCGAAGACGAGAACAATGCGGCCAGCATTTTGGATCAGGGCGAACGTATCAATGCGCCTGTCGATGCCATGGATGGCATGTTTGACCCCAAGAACATCAAGACAGAGATCGACATAGATGCTCATCAGATGGCAG ATGAATCCATGGACGTGGACCCCAACTACGATCCCTCAGATTTCCTGGCCATGCACAAGCCGCGCCAGAGCCTCGGCGAGCCCAGCAGCTTGCAGGGTGCCTTCACCAACTTCCTCTCCCACGAGCAGGATGATAATGGGCCGTACCATCCCGCCGAAGCCAGCACAAGTGCCGCTTCCGGTGCAGCCTTAGGAATGGACGATTCAATGGCCATGCAAATGGCGCCGGAAATGCCTGTCAATACCATGAACAACGGAATGGGCATTGATGATGATCTGGATATTTCGGAGAGTGACGAGGAAGACGATGGTTCCCGAGTGCGCATCAAGAAGGAGGTCTTCGACGACGGGGATTACGCCCTGCAGCACCAGCAGATGGGACAGGCAGCATCGCAGTCGCAGATCTACATGGTGGATTCTTCCAACGAGCCCACGAATCTCGACTACCAGCAGCCACCGCAGCTAGACTTCCAACAAGTGCAGGGAATGGAGCAATTGCAGCACCAAGTGATGCCTTCACTGCAACcagagcaactgcagcagcaacagacgCCGCATGGAGACAATGATTATGCCTGGACGTTTTAG